The DNA window gaaaccttATGTAAATTTAATACCCTGAACACATGGAGTGGAATCATGAAATAGAGATATAAAACTGTAACATATATATGAAGGGATTCCAGTTTATATTTTTGGTAAATATGAATTGTATACAAAAGTACAAATTATGTCTAACAATCAAAAAATCCTCAAGGAAGCGTAatccctcattttttttaattctgcagatCACTCCATATACAAAGTATGTAAAACTATGCAAAACACATGCTCTTCAGATGAAAGAAGCAGCCTAATgaaattcactgtttttatCAGCAGCTGAAAATCCTTGATGTACAATACTTAGCATCTGCTTCAATTTCTCTTATCTTTGTTATATATGAAATCTGTATTCAGTTTACAGTTTGTCTCTGTGTACACTCCTTCCCATGAAAACCAGTGCCAACTACTTTTTCCAAGCAGGAAGGAGATTccaacaaaaatcaataaacacaaaaacatctACCTCTCAAGTTAGGGGCTATTCCTTTGCAGAAGTTTTATACAGATAAGGAATATGTATAGCCTGTTTCCTTTTACACTGCTGTAAAATGTATTCATCTCCATTTATCAACCGACTACTCAATATAAAAAGAATTACTTTCCTTCACTATTCatgtttctgaataaaaatatgaaattaaatctcCCTCCTCTATTTCCCAGTAGAACCAGTAACTGAAAATGCACACAAAGTACTCTGCCCAAACTCCTGTCACTACTGTAGGCTAAGTTTCTCTGAAGGTAGTCTTCTAAAGGTATAAAATCAAATACATACcaacttcattaaaatcttcAAAAGTGATCTTGCCTGTTGCTTCTCGATCATAATCTTTAAGTATTTTCAGTACATCAGCTTTTTTCACATCAAAACCCAAGGCTCTCATTGCCaccttttggaagaaaatggaagtgcaACCAAATATGAATATTAAACTACAGATTTtaagtttcttatttttaataagcacCTTATTGCCCAGGACTGATTATGCATATCGGTGGGATagcaacaataataaataaaataaaagcaaaaaatgctttgtataaaaatatcacCTAAAATTAACGTTAGCAAATAGAGCATCAGGTTGTAAGTGGAAAAAACAGCCTTTGCGTTTTCAAGAATATTATAGAAtgtataaaatgctttttaggAAAAGCAGACTTCTATCCTGACTTTCAAAGAAGTTTCAAGTACTGTCCCTTCTTCCAAGATTAAATTGAAAAGCATTCTTTAAATTACTGAACATGTCTAAGTTTACAAGTCATCTTACAAGAGACTCAATTTACCACTTTTCCACTGATACTAATATAACTATAACCACACAAACCaataatacttatttttccattaggTTAGGGATACATGCTTAGTTTCCACATTTCAACAGAGATGGCAATTCTCAGCACACACTGCCTTGACTGCTTTCAAACATATGAACATACACTAAACCAGAAATAGAAAGCCACAATCCTATTCAATATAGCCTTTCAAAACCTATGCTACATGCTGACTTTGTAGAGGAGATATTTCTTTACTCTATACATTTCTGTTCAACAGCATTAAATTCAGGGGCACCATATTTAATTGGACAGctaataaatgtatttccagTCAGACAGCTGGGAATGCAATGCACACTAACAGGACAAACTGTACCAACAGTCCCTAGTGGTACCCTACTCATAGTTTTCAGCAGAGACAAAATACCCAAACTCTGAAATAAaggtaaaatagaaaatatttttactcctTTCTTGAGTCACTTGATAAAGCAAGACTGTGGAACAAGCAGGCTGGATTAGGCATTTCTTCCCCAAATAATCTTACTCTACCTATGACAGGAACACTGGCCTCCCCAAGCCAGTATAATTAGAATAGCAATTCATAAAAGGCTTAAAGAGCCTTTAATAAACTAATGCAATGCTTCCTGAGACAGGAGGACTCACTAGGAACAAGGACTGCCATCCCAACCTCCATTTGCTGATAGCTAGTAACAGGAGAGGCCTTCACTGGGAAGTAAAACTACAGGTCCGATAAGCACCGCAAAAAGCACACCTCATTCCTACAGACCAGAGGCTCCctgctgaaaaatgcaaagtggGTACGCTCTGGTTTCTGGTCAGCAGCTTTATAAACCTGACTCACATCTTTTAGCTCAGTTTTTTAAACCTGTGGATTTTCACAACACCAAGCATTACATTATTTAGTGCCTCTAAAAGGCActacaaaacagcttttcaaaagctgttttcccaCTTACTCGTATGCCCAAGCTGCACCTGGGGAGCATTCAGATCTCTGTTATGCAGAATGCTAGAGCAATTCCATTACTACACTGCGTACaatgagaggagaaaagctCAATCTTACATCAGTGCAAACATCAATGCAAtatttgcaatttcttttttgaatatCTACACTCCTTCAGCCTGGCAGCAGATGTGACACATGGAGCATTTTTTAAGATGCAGCTGCCATCATAAAAACTCACTTAGAAGGAGATATATATTGCCTGTcctaaaattaattaaatgaaaaaaaaaataccttcaatTCGTGGTAATTTATTGCTCTATCTTTGTCTGTATCAAACAACTCAAAGGCatctttaatttcttgtttctgttcctcagtcagttctcttcttttcttctttttcattttgtccaCTGAAAGCTCATTCCTAtacaagaagagagaaattcaaTGTAACTGATTACTGCTGGGAAGATACCACTATAGATAATGTTTTCCACCAATAAGAAACTCACCAGAATTGCACAGATCACTACCATCCCCATCTGacatctctccagcctgtctccTCCCAATATAAAATAACACCCAAAACAGACAAGCCCTTTGTGCTGGCTGAATAGCACCTCTACTCCCCCACccaaaacaaaatcagcatAGGTGAGTTGATCAACAGCAAACCATCAAAAAGCATAAGGAAAACTACCTGTTGAAAAGAATGCTTGACATTACAAACTAGATTAGCAGCTGAGATTACA is part of the Cygnus olor isolate bCygOlo1 chromosome Z, bCygOlo1.pri.v2, whole genome shotgun sequence genome and encodes:
- the CETN3 gene encoding centrin-3 isoform X9; protein product: MSLSVRNELSVDKMKKKKRRELTEEQKQEIKDAFELFDTDKDRAINYHELKVAMRALGFDVKKADVLKILKDYDREATGKITFEDFNEVVTDWILDRDPQEEILKAFKLFDDDDSGKISLRNLRRVARELGENMSDEELRAMIEEFDKDGDGEINQEEFIAIMTGDI